The Gloeomargarita sp. SKYB120 genomic interval AGGCCATTGATAAAAAAGTCTTATCAAAAAAAAGGCCGGTTCTGGCACCGCCACCCCGGCTTCTGCGTCTGTCCTCAATCCTCTCTAGGTTTAGACCGGGACGCCAGGCCAGCGGTTCAATCGGTCAGCAAAATTTTTTAGTTCAGGGGTTCGGTCAGGGTTTCGCCCCCCACCAGTTCTGGTTTGAGTTTCTCTGCCATCTCGATAATCGCCCGGATCACCGGTTTGTTGAAGGGGTCCTCCAGGGCGTCCAGGTCCTCATAACGACAGCGTTTTGCGCACAGAGCAACCTGGTGCGTGATCTCGTAGCGGTTCCGCGCATCCCGCAACAACTCCTCCGTGCGGAACAGGATTTCAACCGGGTCAATGCGGTGACGGCGTTGCATCATGCGACTGCGGTGAGCCATAGCGAGTATTGCCATCTTAAACCAGCCACTTCGTCAGTTTAACTGAGAGCGGCTCCAGACTGGCACCGTGGATTATCATGGCGTTGCAAGGCGTCAGGCAGTTGGGCTGATGGCGATAGATCCGTCGTTGGTTGAGCAAGCACGCCGCCAGCTAGGGGGCGTGACTGTGTTTTTAGTAGGGATGATGGGCTGCGGCAAAAGCACCACTGGCAAATTCCTGGCCCGCCAGTTGAAGTATGGGTTTAGCGATACCGACCAGTTGATCGCCCAGGTGACGGGGCGCTCGATACCGGCGCTGTTTGCCGAGGGCGGCGAGGGCGAGTTTCGTCGATGGGAAACCCAGGTGCTGGCGGAAGTCGCCAGTTACACCCGCCTAGTGGTGGCGACAGGAGGCGGCGTCGTGACCCGGCCCTTGAACTGGAGTTACTTGCATCACGGGGTGGTGGTATGGCTAGACGCGCCGGTGGAGGTGTTGGTGCAACGCTTGCACCAGCGGCAGGACCGTCCTCTGTTGGCCCAAGCGGCGACTCCCGAGCAACTGCACCAGCGGTTACAGGAGTTGCTGGCTCAGCGGCGGCCCTACTATGCCCAGGCGGACGTGCAGGTGAAAGTCACGGCGCAGATGACGGTAGGACAGGTGACGCAGGCGGTGTTGCAGGGCATTGTGGGGAACACTCACCCTCATCGTCAGTCATTCCAAACAGCCGCAGAAATAGAATAAAGAATGACAAGGCGAGTCCGGGGGATGGTTATGCGACCCAAAGCATGGTTTCAGTTGCTCACCCATG includes:
- a CDS encoding DNA-directed RNA polymerase subunit omega, with amino-acid sequence MMQRRHRIDPVEILFRTEELLRDARNRYEITHQVALCAKRCRYEDLDALEDPFNKPVIRAIIEMAEKLKPELVGGETLTEPLN
- a CDS encoding shikimate kinase, with translation MAIDPSLVEQARRQLGGVTVFLVGMMGCGKSTTGKFLARQLKYGFSDTDQLIAQVTGRSIPALFAEGGEGEFRRWETQVLAEVASYTRLVVATGGGVVTRPLNWSYLHHGVVVWLDAPVEVLVQRLHQRQDRPLLAQAATPEQLHQRLQELLAQRRPYYAQADVQVKVTAQMTVGQVTQAVLQGIVGNTHPHRQSFQTAAEIE